From the genome of Candidatus Omnitrophota bacterium:
GCGTGGATGTGGAAATAGTTTGGAAGATTATAAAAGATGATTTACCTACTCTCTTAGCCACGGCAAAAGAAATGTTGGGAGAATTGAAATAATAATAAAGATAAATTACGCCAGTAACGAATACAACGAATATAACGAACAAAACGAGATTAACGAATAAAACGAACCTAACGAACAAAACGAAAATAACGAAATTAACAAACTAAACGAGAATCGGTAACGAAATAAGGAGTGGGCAAATGAAATTACGAAAATTTAAAAGAAACACAAAGGATGCTAAGAAAAAGAAACAGGGGATTTCTCTCTTGGCAGTAATTGTTACCATCGTCTTTCTTACCTTAGTGGGTTTTGTAGGGCTTTCTATGCTCTCTACAGGGACGCGAAAGTCAGTAGACTATCTTTATTCCGAGAAGGCATTTTACATTGCCGAAGCAGGAGTAGAGGTAGCTTTAAGGAAATTGCAAGATAATTGGGATAATTGGAAAACCTCTTCAAATTTTCCCAATGGGAGCCTTGCAGGAGGCACCTTTAGTTTATCTGTATACGACGATGATGATGGAGACAATAACCCTGACACTGACTCCAATAACTGCGTAATCATTGAATCTACAGGAGAGTATCAACAAGCGAGAAGAAGAATTAAGGTCTATGTAGATAGAAGTGGTCTCCCTGATGCTGCCATCTATTCAAATAATAATGTAGATGTAAAATCTAACAGTGCTGATGTCACAGGAAATGTGGTTGCCAATACCATAAATGATCCCCATAATCGTATCAGTGGGGAAAAGGAAACAGGTAATACTTTTTTACCTACTTTAGACCTTGCCTGGTTTAGAGCGCAAGCGGAGGCAAATACTTTAAATGGCAATAAAGGCTCCCCCGGTAATTATTTCCCCGGCGAATTCAAAACAAACCTCCCATCCTTAAATGGGGTTATTTATATTGATACTTATGTAAGCGGAAATAACAAACACAAAGTAACCATAAGCGGTAACATTATCACTGAGAGTGGAGAAGGAAATCCTGCGGTACTCATTATCAATGGTGACCTCAATCTAAAAGGAACAGGCGCGGGTCTTAAATTTAA
Proteins encoded in this window:
- a CDS encoding FapA family protein, whose protein sequence is MKLRKFKRNTKDAKKKKQGISLLAVIVTIVFLTLVGFVGLSMLSTGTRKSVDYLYSEKAFYIAEAGVEVALRKLQDNWDNWKTSSNFPNGSLAGGTFSLSVYDDDDGDNNPDTDSNNCVIIESTGEYQQARRRIKVYVDRSGLPDAAIYSNNNVDVKSNSADVTGNVVANTINDPHNRISGEKETGNTFLPTLDLAWFRAQAEANTLNGNKGSPGNYFPGEFKTNLPSLNGVIYIDTYVSGNNKHKVTISGNIITESGEGNPAVLIINGDLNLKGTGAGLKFNGLIYVTGEVEADSDIGGNVEISGMVISNGALDIAGNAVIGYNADSIPGSVRNHLYGTPRMFNFKEIASIP